A single window of Malus sylvestris chromosome 5, drMalSylv7.2, whole genome shotgun sequence DNA harbors:
- the LOC126622703 gene encoding putative F-box protein At3g25750 — MARSSKGNSFTMVDWSSLPQELVIFIASRIALMEDFVVFGAVCKSWRWAATKENFTSRLTHQVPFLMLPNPKADDAFREFYSLTKDKIHKLNLPEAKGKVCCSSLGWLITSRDLEFRLLHPLDHAHIKLPKLNFSPPTMSYFHWVKKFVLSSSPSWTSDYTIMVLYDGNSLTFCKPGQDKCWTRIVLEVHPVDITYYKGRFYAVTYGGMVLVCDTEDPKQPKTRVVVPEIPIVVKHHSPDKKIYVVESAGDLLVVFSVQEMDNFPIQRPYHTTIREWLLSSQKEYRTTHRQFKVFKVPLSGGSWRLDSEVKKLGNRSLFVGDNNSSFSVEASTYLGCKANCIYYYSYTFREVDRAGLSPLNGNIEMGVFNMEDGSTEQHFGSPNFALEKTNFPSAGTPCAWIQPSF, encoded by the coding sequence ATGGCTCGTAGCAGCAAAGGAAATTCTTTTACCATGGTTGACTGGTCGAGTCTTCCTCAAGAACTTGTTATTTTTATCGCCAGCCGGATTGCTTTAATGGAGGATTTCGTTGTGTTTGGTGCAGTGTGTAAATCATGGAGATGGGCCGCGACCAAGGAAAACTTTACCAGTCGATTAACGCATCAAGTGCCATTCCTCATGCTCCCCAACCCAAAGGCAGATGATGCCTTTCGCGAGTTCTACAGCTTGACAAAAGATAAGATTCACAAACTCAATCTGCCAGAAGCCAAGGGAAAAGTATGTTGTTCGTCTCTAGGATGGCTCATCACTTCACGCGATTTAGAGTTTCGTTTGTTACATCCTTTGGATCATGCCCATATTAAGTTGCCGAAACTTAATTTTTCGCCTCCAACCATGTCATACTTTCATTGGGTAAAGAAATTTGTCCTATCATCAAGTCCTTCGTGGACATCAGATTATACAATCATGGTTCTTTATGACGGGAACAGCTTGACATTTTGCAAACCAGGACAAGATAAATGTTGGACGAGGATAGTTTTAGAGGTACATCCAGTggatattacgtactataaggGACGATTTTATGCTGTGACCTATGGCGGCATGGTTTTGGTTTGCGACACGGAAGATCCTAAGCAACCAAAGACAAGAGTTGTTGTTCCAGAGATACCGATTGTGGTTAAACATCATTCTCctgataaaaaaatatatgtggtGGAATCGGCAGGGGACTTGTTAGTGGTTTTCTCAGTCCAAGAAATGGATAATTTCCCTATCCAAAGACCATACCATACAACCATTCGCGAATGGCTTCTCTCTAGCCAAAAAGAATACCGAACAACCCATCGCCAATTTAAGGTTTTTAAGGTGCCGTTGAGCGGTGGCAGTTGGCGGTTAGACTCGGAGGTAAAGAAGTTGGGGAATAGAAGCTTATTTGTGGGTGATAATAATTCTTCGTTCTCTGTTGAGGCCTCAACCTACTTGGGATGCAAGGCTAATTGCATATACTATTATTCATACACATTTCGCGAGGTGGACCGTGCGGGTCTCTCACCTTTAAATGGGAATATAGAGATGGGTGTTTTTAATATGGAGGATGGTAGTACTGAGCAACACTTCGGCTCCCCTAACTTTGCTCTGGAGAAAACAAACTTCCCAAGTGCTGGAACACCCTGTGCATGGATCCAACCCAGTTTCTAG